Genomic segment of Halostella limicola:
AGCGCGTCGTCGTGGTCGTACCCCAGGTTGGCGATGGTCGAGCGGTCGCCCGCGGCGACGCTGCAGAGTGCGCGCCCGCCGCTGACCTCGTTCAGCGTCGCGAGCTGTGAGGCGAGTTTGACCGGGTGCGTGTCGTACGGGTTCGCCGCCGCCGGGCCGACCGCGATGTCGTCCGTGGCCGCGGCGACCCGTCCGAGCGTGAGAAACGGGTCGCGGTTGTTGTAGTGACAGCTCGCGAGCGCGGCGTCGAAGCCGGCGGCCTCTGCGCGCTCCGCGAGGTCGACGATGCGGTCGACCGGGTGCTCCGGCGTGAGTTCTATCCCTTTCATGCGTCGTCCTCCGTCCGCGTCACGGCTCGTACTCCCACTCCTCTAGCGCCTGCCGCACGAGATCGCTCTCGCGCTCCCGGAACAGGTTGTCGCTGCCGTCGTGGTCGCCGAACGCCCAGTCGCGGACGACCGCGACCGGCGTGCCGCCGCCGCCCTCGCCGGTGACGAGGTTGGCCGCGGCGGCGAGCTCGTCGACGACGCTCTCGACCGTGACTTCCAGTTCGTGGCCGTCGCGGTCGGTCTCGCCGCGCCAGTCCCGGCTCGCGGGCATCCCGGCCCAGCCGATGGCGACGCCGCGCTGGCCGTGGCGGAACGGCCGCCCGCTCGTGTCCGTGACGACGACCGGCGCGTCGACCGAGAGGTTCTCCCGGATGCGCTCGGCGCTCGCCGTCGGGTCCTCGGGCAGGAGCAGCAGGTCGGCGTCGGGCACGTTCGACCGGTCGATGCCGGCGTTGACCCCGACGTGCCCGAAGCGCGTCTTCGTGAGGAGGAACGGCTCCTCCGTGAGCAGCGCCTCGCTCTCCTCGATCACGGCCTGCGCGAACCGCGGGTCCTTCTCCTCGCCGGTCAGCTCCTCGATCCGGGCGGCGATCGACTCCGCCCGCTCGCTCGGCGAGAAGTCGTCGAGGTCGACGGCGCGGCCCTCCGCCTTCGAGACGACCGTGCTCGCGACCAGCACGACGTCGTCGTCCCGGAGGTCCGTTCGCTCCTCTATCAGCGCGGCGAGGTCGTCGCCGCGGCGCACCTCCGGCAGTCCCGGAACGGCGAACACGTCCATGCCCGGGAGTCGGCGCGATGCGGTAAAAAGCGCGCCGATGTTGGCAGGTTCCCCCGCTGTCGGCGACGGGTCGCGGGGGCCGTCACCCCCGCCGCACCGTCACGTCCACCTCGCCGTCGACCGCCTCGACGGTCATCATCGTCGCCTCGTCGGCGGGGTCCGCCCCGGTCGCGCTCCCGGGGTTGAGCAGTCGGACCGACTCGCCGCCGGCCGACGCCGCCTCCCCGTCGAACACCCGGTGGGTGTGGCCCGCGACGCCGACGACGGGCGCACCGACGTCGTCGCGCTTCTCCGCGACGATGCCGGCGACGCGCTCCTCGTAGTTCCGCACCGCGCCGGTGCCGTGGGTGACGACGAACGTCGCGCCGCCCAACTCGACGGTCGCCGTCTCCGGCAGTTCGAGCGCGACGGGGTCCATGTTCCCCTTGACGGCGGTGAGGTCCGCGGCCAGCTCCGCCACCTCGTCGTACGCCTCGGCCGAGTCGAAGTCGCCCGCGTGGACGACGTGGTCGGCCGCGCGGACCCGCTCGCTGACCCACCGCGGTACCTCGTCCGCGCGCGTCGGCACGTGTGTGTCGCTGAGTATGGCGACCTCCATACGGTCGCGTTCGACCCGAACTCCGAAAGAAGTTCCCGCTGGAACGAGAACGCGGCGACATGAGCGACAGCGTCGCGTGTTTCCTGCGAACGGACGGCGAGGTACTCCTCGGGCGACGCCGCGGCGAGGGCGCGGCCGACGAGGCTGCGAACGACGCGGACGGGAGCGCGGAGAGCGCGAGCGACACCGACGGGGCCGGCGTCCGGGACGTGGTTCGGGCCGAAGTCGACGAGGACCCGGAGGCGGCCGCGGTCGACGCCGTCGACCGGATCGCGGACGACGCCGCCCTCGTCCGCGCCGGCGGGCCGGTCTACCCGGACGGCGCCGCGCTCCGCCCGTTCCTGTTCGACGTGACCGGACCGCTCTCGGAGACGACTCTCGACGAGGCGTTCGCCGAGACGGAGTGGGTCCCGCCGACCGAACTGCGCCGCCGCGAGACGCCGCCAGGGCGGTGGCGCGCCTACGAGAGCGTCGCGCCGACGGTCCGCTCCGTCGCGGCGGACGATGAGCACGGCTCCGCCTACCTCTCCGTGCGGGCGCTGGAGGTGCTGCGCGACCGCGCCGCCGTCGTCCGGGACGAAGAGGACGACGCGGGCGCGGGCGAGGCGGCGGCCGACGAACTGTTCGACCTCGCGGCCCGCCTCCGTCGCGCCCGGCCGAGCATGGCGGCCCTGCACAACCGCGTGAACCGGGCCGTCGCCGAGAGCGACGGAACGCCCGCGGGCGTCGAGCGGGCCGCCCGAAAGGGGATCGAGCGCGCGCTCTCCGCGGACGCGGACGCCGCGAGCGAGGCCGCCGAGCGCGTCGCCGGCGGCGGGGTGCTGACGCTCTCACGCTCCGGGACGGCGCTGTCGGCGCTCCGCGAGGCCGTCCCCCGGGAACTGTTCGTCGCGGAGTCCCGCCCCGGCAACGAGGGCGTCGGCGTCGCCGAGGCGCTCGCCGGGGATCACGCGGTGACGCTGCACACCGACGCCGCGGTCGCGCACGTCCTGCGCGAGGCCGACGTCGACGCCGTCCTCGTCGGCGCGGACACGGTGCTGCCGGACGGGAGCGTGGTCAACAAGACGGGGACGCGGGCCGCCGCGCTGGCGGCCGAGCGCGAGGGCGTGCCGTTCTACGCCGTCGCCGCCAGCGACAAGGTGGCGACCGACGAGTCGGTGCCGCTCGAGTCCGGCGACCGGGCGGCGGTGTACGACGGCGACGCCCCGCTGGACGTCCGCAACCCGACCTTCGACGTGACGCCGCCGGACCTCGTCGACGCCGTCGTCACCGAGCGCGGCGCGCTGTCGCCCGACGAGGTGGGCGACGTGGCCGCCGAACTCCGCCGTCTGGCCGACCGGGCGTCGCCGAACTCCCGGTAGTTCCGACGCTCCCGTCGCACGCTCGATACCGCTATATAGTACTCACTAACGGTACGGGCGGAAAATACCGGTACCGGCCCGTCATACTCCAAAATACGGCTATTATAAACGAGTTTAATAGTTCCCCGAGCGCTTACTCGTGATGACACGTGACCAGAAGCGGCGGTCCGACGGGGTATCGCGCCGGAAGTTCATCGCGGCGGCCGGGGCGGCGGGCGCCGCAGCGGCGGCGGGCTGTTCGGGTCTCGCGAACACCGGCAACGCGAGCGGAGGCGGCGCGAGCACCCTGACGGCGGACGGGTCCTCGACGGTGTTCCCCATCACGAACACCGCGGCGAGTTACTGGAACTCGAACCCGGAGGCCGGCGACGAGGACTACTGGCCGACCGACTGGGCGGAGGGCGAGTACGGGACCGACATGCGGCTGGCCGACTTCTTCGCCGAGAAGTACGGCTACGATGCCACGGAGGAGCGCTCCAACCCGCCGTTCCGCGTGAGCGTCGCCCTGAGCCACTCCGGGACGGGCATCGAGGGCGTCATGGAGGGCCGCGTCGACATCGGCGACTCCAGCGCCCCGGCCGAGGACGAACTCTCCGACGCCGACCAGGACACGCTCGACAACTTCGTCGACCACGTCGTCGGCGTCGACGGCCAGCCCATCGTCGTCAGCACGGAGATCGCCGACGCGGGCATCGAGCAGATCACCCTCGACGAGCTGAAGGGGATCTACGAGGGCGATATCTCCAACTGGAGCGAGATCGGCGGGCCGGACCGCGACATCCTCGCGCTCGGACGCGCCGAGGGCTCCGGCACCGACACGGCGTTCCGGTCGAACGTGTTCGGCGACCCGGAGCACCCGATCGAGCCGGACCAGCGGTTCGGCCAGAACCAGCAGCTCCAGCAGGCCATCTCGCAGGCCGACAACGCCATCGCGTACATCGCGCTGGCGTTCGTGAGCGAGGACACGCCCGCGATCGGCCTGGAGATCGACGGGACGGTGTACGAGTACGGCGAGAACCTCGGCTCGCAGGAGTACCCGCTCTCCCGGGACCTGCACGCCTACACGTGGGAGGACACCTCGAAGAAGGAGGCCGCGTTCCTCAACTTCTGTCTCAGCGACTTCGGGCAGGAGATGTTCGTCGCCGGGAACAACTACTTCAAGCTCCCCGAGGACCGCCTCCAGTCCCAGCGCGAGAAGGTCAGCGCGGACAGCTACGAGTAACACGGTCGACGCCCCGGCGAACCAACTCTCATGGAACCAGAACTCTCCGACGTCATCGTCCGCGCCCGCGACTACCGGTCGCGCCACGGCGACGGCGCCGTTCGGCTGTACGCCCTCTGCTCGCTCGCGATACTGGCGACCTTCCTGCTGTTCTGGATCGGGTCTCGGTGGACGGTCCTCCCGCTGAGCGCCTTCGTCCTCCTCGCGGCCGTCGGGTGGGCGCGCCACCCGGCGGCGGCGGCGAAAGGCACGACGTTTCTCGCGACGGTCGCGACGGTCGCCGTGCTCGCGCTGATAGTCGTCTTCCTCCTGATCCGGTCGGTCGAGGCCGTCCGACACATGGGGCTCGGCCTCCTGGTGCGCACCGATCCCCCGCTGTGGACGTCCGGGGACGGCGGCGTGTACGCGCTGACGCCGATGATGGTCGGCACGGCGATCACGACGGTCATCGCGACGGCCGTCGCCGCGCCCGTCGGGATCGCCGGCGCGGTGTTCGTCAGCGAGATCGCGCCGGGGAGCGTGCGCGAGGTCGTCAAGCCCGGCATCGAACTGATGGCCGGCATCCCCTCTATCACGTACGGGTTCGTCGGGCTCACGATCGTCAACCAGTACCTCTATCACGAGCTCCGGACCCCGGCCATCGGGAACTACTTCTCGGCCGGTCTGATGATCGGGGTCATGGCGCTGCCGACGGTCGTCACGGTGGCCGAAGACGCCCTGTCGACCGTCCCCGAGTCGATGAAAGACGGGTCGGCCGCGGTGGGGTCGACCCGCTGGCAGACCACGAAGAGCGTGACGCTGCCGGCCGCGCTGTCGGGCGTCTCCGCCGGCGTGTTGCTCGGCGTCGGCCGAGCGATGGGGGAGACGATGGCGGCGACGGTGATGCTGTCGCACACCAAGGGGTTCCCGAACCCCTTCTACGACGTGTTCGGCGGCTACGGCGAGACGCTGACCACGGTCATCGCGTTCGAGGGGGGCAACGCGAGCGGCCTCCACATGAGCGCCCTGTTCGCCGGCGGCGTCGTCCTGTTCGCGATGGTGATGCTGTTGAGCGTCGCCTCGCAGTGGATCGAGTGGCGAATGCACGAGAAGCTCGGGGGTGAGCGGTAATGAGCAACGTCGAGCGCACCGAGATCGTGGGCGGCGAGTCGTCCGCCGGTCGGCGCCTCGCGCACGGCGTCCTCGCCGTCGCCGCCCTCGGATACGTCGGCGCCTGGGCGACGCTCCTCCAGTGGGTCGACGAGACCGCCGCGCTCGCCGGCGCGGGGCTGTTCGACCTGTTCGGCGGCGCGCTGCTCGCCGTCGCGGTCGGCCTGACCGCGGCGGGGATCGGATCGCGCTTCGGCTACGTGGAGTCAACGCCCTCGTCGTCCGCGGGCGCCGCGGTCGGCCTCGCGTTCGGCCTCCTGTGGGGAGTCGCCGGCGGCCTCGCCGCCGCGCACTGGGTCGGCGGCGGGGCGGCAGCGTGGGCCGCGGCGCTCGCCTGCGGCGGCCTCGGCACTGCGGCGGGGACGGTACCCCGAGAGGACGTCGGGTCGACGCTCCCGGCCGCCGCACTGCTGGCGCTGACCGGCGCGGCGATCGCCGGCGGGTACCTCGACGCCGACTGGACGTGGGAGTCGGCCTGGTCCTCGGCGGTGTTCCCCGGCAGCGAACTCGTCCCGGTGATCGCGGTCGTCGGGTCGCTGCTCGGCCTCTGGAGCGGGGCCAAGGCGAAGGAGGGGTTCGGCACGGAGGGCCGGCAGAGCGGCGCGTTCGTCCTCATCGGCACGGGCGTGTTCAGCGTGCTGGCCGTGTTGGGGCTGCTCGTCGGCTTCATCGTCGTCCGCGGGTTCGACGCGATGCTGACCGGGGCGAGCCTCGCGGGGGGACGGCTCGCGCTCCCGTTCGGCGCGTCCCTCCCCTGGCCCGAACTCCCGTTCGTCACCAACCCGACCGGCGGCCTGTACGTCGCCGTTCCCGGCGTCCTGCCGGCCATCCTCGGCACGCTGTGGCTCGTCGTCGGCGCCGTCGCGTTCGCGCTCCCGCTGGGGATCGGCGCGGCGGTGTTCCTGACCGAGTACGCGGAGCAGGGGCGGTTCGTTCAGGTCGTGGAAGTCGCGACGAACGGGCTCTGGAGCACGCCGAGCATCGTGTTCGGCCTGTTCGGTCTGGCGTTTCTCGTCCCGCGGATCAGCGGCGGTAACTCGATACTCGTCGGACAGCTCGTCCTCGGGTTCATGCTCTTGCCGTTAGTGCTCATCACCAGCCGCGAGGCGATCAAGGCGGTCCCCGACGAGTACCGCGACGCGAGCGCCGCGCTGGGGGTGAGCCGGTGGGAGACGATCCGAAGCGTCGTCCTCCCGGCGGCGATGCCCGGCGTCATCACGGGAGCCATCCTCGGCGTCGGCCGGATCGCCGGCGAGACCGCGCCGCTGTTGCTCGTCTTCGGCGGCCAGCCGTACCCGAGTTCGACGCCGAACGTCCTCGGCTCCTTCCGGGTGACGGCGCAGCCGCCGTTCGTCACGAACGAGGCGTTGCTGTCGCCGGCGAGCGCCCTGCCGTACCAGCTGTACTCGGCGATCACGGCCGGGACGTTCCCGAAGGAGACCTTCACCACGACCGAGTTCGGCTGGGGGACCGCGCTCGTGCTGTTGCTCGTCGTGATCGGGCTGTACGCCGTCGGGGTCGGAAGCAGACTGTACTTCAGGAGGAAGCTACGCAATGAGTAACACCGAACTACGACACGGAAGCGACCGCGACGAACAGCGAGTGACGACGACCGGAGAGACCGACGAGCGGCTGCGCGAGGAGTGGACGGAGTACGACTTCGACGGGGAGACGGCGCTCTCGGTGTCCGACCTCGACGTGTACTACGGCGGGGAGCGGGCGCTCCGGAGCGTCTCGATGGACGTCCCCGCGGAGAGCGTGACGGCCCTCATCGGCCCGTCGGGCTGCGGGAAGTCGACGTTCCTGCGTTCGCTCAACCGGATGAACGACCGCATCGACGCCGCCCGCGTCGAGGGGTCGGTCGCGTTCGACGGGGAGGAGATCTACCAGGACGGCGTGAACCTCGTCGAGCTCCGGAAGCGGATCGGGATGGTGTTTCAGGCGCCGAACCCGTTCCCGAAGTCGATCCGCGACAACGTCTCGTACGGACCTCGGAAGCACGGCGACGTCGAGACGGGGCTGGTGTCGCGGCTGCTCGGCCGCGACGACTCCGCGGCCGTTGACGACCTCGTCCGGGAGGCGCTGGAGCGCGCCGCCCTCTGGGACGAGGTGAAAGACCGGCTCGACGACAACGCGCTCGGCCTCTCCGGCGGGCAGCAGCAGCGCCTCTGCATCGCGCGCTGCCTGGCCGTCGACCCGGACGTCATCCTGATGGACGAGCCCGCGTCGGCGCTCGACCCCATCGCGACGGCGAAGATCGAGCAGCTCATCGAGGAACTCGCCGAGAGCTACACGGTCGTCGTCGTCACCCACAACATGCAGCAGGCGGCCCGCGTCTCCGACCAGACGGCCGTCTTCCTCACCGGGGGGCGGCTCGTGGAGTACGGCGACACCGACCAGGTGTTCGAGGACCCGCGGAGCGACCGCGTCGAGGACTACATCACCGGCAAGTTCGGGTGACCGCGGGGTGAGCACGATGGAGACCCGCAAGATCCAGACGGTCGGCGGCGGGACGTACACCGTCTCGCTCCCGAAGGAGTGGGCCGAGTCGAACGGCGTCGCCGGCGGGACGGAGGTGGACCTCCACGCGCACATCGACGGCCTGCTCGTGATCGAGCCGGGGTCCCGCGGGGACGGCACTCGACGGGCGACGGTCCGGGTCGACCACGACGATCCGGACCGGCTCGAACGGACGCTGCGGGCGACGTACGGAGGCGGCTTCGAGGAGGTCGCGCTCCGCTCGCCGGACGGGTTCGCCCGCGAGCAGCGGCGGGCTGTCGACGACGTTGCGGGGTCGCTCGTCGGGCTGACGCTCGCCGACGAGTCCGCGGGGCGGCTGACGGTCCGGACGCTGCTCGACGCCGACGAGGTGTCGGTCGGCCAGTCGGTGCGACAGCTGCAGTTCGTCGCGCTGTCGATGCACCGAGGGGCCACCGCCGCCCTGACGAGCGACGGGGTCGCGCCGCCGCCGGCCGACCGCGACGACGAGGCCGACCGGCTGTTCCGGCTCGTCGACCGCCACTTCGCGCGCGGCCTGTCGCGACTGGACGAGGTCGACGCGCTCGGACTGACCCGGCCGGAGCTGTTCGAGCTTCGGTCGACGGCGCGCGAGCTGGAGCGCGTCGCCGACCACGCCGAGCGCGTCGCGTCCGTCGCGGGCGCGGTCGACGAGGTGCCGGCGGACGCGGCGGACGACCTCGAGACCCTCGGCGAGCGGTCGCGGGAGGTCGTCGAGACCGCGGTGAGCGCCGTCCTCGGCGACGCCGGGCTCGACGCCGCGCACCGCGCTCTGGTCGACCGGGACGAGGTCCGCGAGCTGGCGTCGGCCCTCGACCGCCGCCTGTTCGAGGCGGCCGACGCCGACTACCGACTGACGCGCGCGGCCGACAGCCTCCTCCGGACCGCCGAGCACGGCGGCAACGTGGCCGAACTGGGCCTCCGGGCCGCGCTCCGCCGGGGCGAGCGGCCCGGTGCCGATCCCGACGAAGCGGCGGCGTGCGACGACCGCTCAGCGCCGCGCGCGCCGGCGGAAACCGACGAGTGATGGAGCGACGGAGCCGGCGTCGCCTCGTCGGGCGCGTTTCGCGCCCGCCGACGGCGAAAGGTGGATTCTTCACGCTGGGGGCCGTAGCCGGCGACGGTGGCGATGAAGACAGTTACCCCCACCGAGCCCCGTGTGACGAGGACCTCTCCCGAGCCACCACTCTACTGACGCGGAGCGGCGCTTCGGCGCAAGATTGAACCCGAGTTTCCGCGAATAGCTCCGTATGCAACTCCGTCGGCTGGGCATCAACGACTCCGTCAGCGCTGTGTTTCCGCCGGACCGCCTCGAATCGGCACTCGCCGACCTCCCCGTCGAGGTCGCCGTCGTCGGCGACGACCGCGGGGACCTCGCGGAGTGCGACGGCGTCGTCACGTTCGCGCACCGCGAGTCCTACCTCGACACGGTCGACTGGGTCCACTCGATCCAGGCGGGGGTCGACCGCTTCCCCGTCGAGGAGTTCGAGGCCCGCGACATCGCGCTGACGAACAGCACGGGCATCCACGACGACACCGTCGGCGAGTTCGTCGCCGGCTACATGCTCATGATCGCCCGCCGGCACCACGAGTACGCCCGCAAGCAGGCGCGCAAGGAGTGGGCGCACGCCGAGTGGGACGCCCCCTTCACCCTCGCCGGCGAGTCGCTCTGCGTCGTCGGTCTCGGGACGCTCGGCCGCGGCATCGCGGAGCGGGCGGACGCCCTCGGGATGGAGGTGACCGGCGTCAAGCGTACGCCGGAGGACGTGCCGGGCGTCTCGACGGTGTACCCGGGGGACGAACTCCGGGAGGCCGTCGCGGACGCGAAGTTCGTCGCGCTCGCGGTGCCGCTGACCGACGAGACCGAGGGGCTGATCGGGAAGGACGAGTTCGACGCCCTGCGAGACGACGCCTACCTGATCAACGTCGCCCGCGGCCCCGTCGTGCGGCAGCAGGAACTCGTCCGGGCGCTCGAACGCGGCGACCTCGCGGGCGCCGCGCTCGACGTGTTCGAGGAGGAGCCGCTCCCCGATCGCTCGCCGCTGTGGGAGATGGACGAAGTGATCGTCACGCCCCACGCCGCCGCGCAGACGCGAGACTACTACCGGGACATCGCCGACCTCGTCCGGGAGAACGTCGACCGCATACAGTCGGACGAGGAGCTGTACAATCGGGTCGTGTAGCCGCCTACAGCGACTCGACGAGGTCGACCACAACCTCGCGGAACGTCTCGACGTCGACGTCCGTCGCCACCGAGGCGTTCGGGGTCCCCTTCTCGTCGGCTTCGGCCCGCGTGTCCGCGATGGTCGCGCCGCGGGACGGGCCCTCAGACGTGTCGACCGCGAGCGGGAGGCGCTCGTACTCCAGCACGTCGGCGATCAGGTCCGCGCCGACGACCGCGTCGGGCACCGAGTAGCCGCCGTCGTGGCGGAGTTGGTCGGGGTAGTTACACCACTCGCCGACGGTCGACAGCGGGTCGTCGGCCGCGCACCACCGCTCGACGAGCTCGGTCGGCAGCACGGCGGGTTCGGTGACGCCCAGTCCGACCATGTGGGGGTCGGTATCCCGGACGACGCGGTACGCGGCCTCGGGGTCGGCGTACGCGTTGAACTCCGCCGCCGGCGTGGCGTTGCCGCTTGTCAGCGCCGCCCCGCCCATGAAGTAGAGGTCGCCGATCGTCTCGGCGAACGCCGGGTCCCGCACCGTCGTGACGGCGACGTTCGTCAGCGGCCCCACGGCCGCGACGGTGAGGTCGTCGCCGTACTCGCGGGCGCGGTCCAGCATGAACTGGCTCGCGTCCATCTCCACCGGTTCGGCGGTCGGCTCCGGCAGGTCGCCCCTGATGCCGTCGGGGCCGTGAACCCACTCTGCACGCTCCAGTTCGCCCGTCAGCGGGCCGTCCGCGCCGCGAGCGACCGGCACGTCCGACCGGTCCAGAAACTCCAGCACCGAGAGCGCGTTCCGCGTCGTGTTCTCGACCGTCGTGTTGCCCGCGACGGTCGTGACGCCGACGACCTCCCAGTCGTCGTGGGCGAGCAGCATCGCCAGCAGCAACGCGTCGTCCGTACCCGGGTCTACATCGAGAAGAACCTTCTTCGCCATTTTCAGACGTTGAACGGACCCATACTTAAAAGTATGAGGAGGACCGGCAACATTCCCGGAGACGGCTCGGCCGAACTGCTCCGCGGCGCGGAGCGTGTCCGGATAAGGACGCCGACGAACGGCGAGGCGGTTCGGAGAGCGGTCCCTCAGAAGAACTTGAACAGGTCGTCGCGCTCCTGCTCGTGGAGGTGGTGGCGGACCGCCTCCTTCAGGGCGTCGAGGTCGCCGCGCTTCGCGGTGACGGGCGCGACCGTCTCCCGCCACTGCTGCCACGGCGGGTAGAGGCCGAAGCGGTCGCAGATCTCGTCGAGGCGCTCGTCGCGGTCGTCGACCTTGTCCATCTTGTTGACGGCGATCACGGTCGGGACTCCGAGGTCCTGCAGGAAGTAGTACATGTCGAGCACGTATGGGACCTCGTCCTCGTCGGAGTGGCGGTCGATGATGTCGACGGCGCTCTTGCCGTCGAGCACGATGACCGCGACGAGGACGTTGTCGGCGTACTCCTCCAGGTAGTGGACGATGTCGTCTTTGATCTGCTCGCGGTGGTCCTCGGGGACGCCGGACATGAAGCCGAACCCGGGCAGGTCCGTGAGCATGAAGTCCTCGGGCGCCCAGTCGTAGTGGTTCGGCGAGCGGGTGACCCCCGGCTTCTGGCCGGTGTCGAACGAGTGGCCGGTCAGTTCTCGCATCAGCGTCGACTTCCCGACGTTGGAC
This window contains:
- a CDS encoding coenzyme F420-0:L-glutamate ligase, which gives rise to MDVFAVPGLPEVRRGDDLAALIEERTDLRDDDVVLVASTVVSKAEGRAVDLDDFSPSERAESIAARIEELTGEEKDPRFAQAVIEESEALLTEEPFLLTKTRFGHVGVNAGIDRSNVPDADLLLLPEDPTASAERIRENLSVDAPVVVTDTSGRPFRHGQRGVAIGWAGMPASRDWRGETDRDGHELEVTVESVVDELAAAANLVTGEGGGGTPVAVVRDWAFGDHDGSDNLFRERESDLVRQALEEWEYEP
- a CDS encoding metallophosphoesterase family protein, with the translated sequence MEVAILSDTHVPTRADEVPRWVSERVRAADHVVHAGDFDSAEAYDEVAELAADLTAVKGNMDPVALELPETATVELGGATFVVTHGTGAVRNYEERVAGIVAEKRDDVGAPVVGVAGHTHRVFDGEAASAGGESVRLLNPGSATGADPADEATMMTVEAVDGEVDVTVRRG
- a CDS encoding initiation factor 2B; protein product: MSDSVACFLRTDGEVLLGRRRGEGAADEAANDADGSAESASDTDGAGVRDVVRAEVDEDPEAAAVDAVDRIADDAALVRAGGPVYPDGAALRPFLFDVTGPLSETTLDEAFAETEWVPPTELRRRETPPGRWRAYESVAPTVRSVAADDEHGSAYLSVRALEVLRDRAAVVRDEEDDAGAGEAAADELFDLAARLRRARPSMAALHNRVNRAVAESDGTPAGVERAARKGIERALSADADAASEAAERVAGGGVLTLSRSGTALSALREAVPRELFVAESRPGNEGVGVAEALAGDHAVTLHTDAAVAHVLREADVDAVLVGADTVLPDGSVVNKTGTRAAALAAEREGVPFYAVAASDKVATDESVPLESGDRAAVYDGDAPLDVRNPTFDVTPPDLVDAVVTERGALSPDEVGDVAAELRRLADRASPNSR
- a CDS encoding PstS family phosphate ABC transporter substrate-binding protein, whose protein sequence is MTRDQKRRSDGVSRRKFIAAAGAAGAAAAAGCSGLANTGNASGGGASTLTADGSSTVFPITNTAASYWNSNPEAGDEDYWPTDWAEGEYGTDMRLADFFAEKYGYDATEERSNPPFRVSVALSHSGTGIEGVMEGRVDIGDSSAPAEDELSDADQDTLDNFVDHVVGVDGQPIVVSTEIADAGIEQITLDELKGIYEGDISNWSEIGGPDRDILALGRAEGSGTDTAFRSNVFGDPEHPIEPDQRFGQNQQLQQAISQADNAIAYIALAFVSEDTPAIGLEIDGTVYEYGENLGSQEYPLSRDLHAYTWEDTSKKEAAFLNFCLSDFGQEMFVAGNNYFKLPEDRLQSQREKVSADSYE
- the pstC gene encoding phosphate ABC transporter permease subunit PstC, whose translation is MEPELSDVIVRARDYRSRHGDGAVRLYALCSLAILATFLLFWIGSRWTVLPLSAFVLLAAVGWARHPAAAAKGTTFLATVATVAVLALIVVFLLIRSVEAVRHMGLGLLVRTDPPLWTSGDGGVYALTPMMVGTAITTVIATAVAAPVGIAGAVFVSEIAPGSVREVVKPGIELMAGIPSITYGFVGLTIVNQYLYHELRTPAIGNYFSAGLMIGVMALPTVVTVAEDALSTVPESMKDGSAAVGSTRWQTTKSVTLPAALSGVSAGVLLGVGRAMGETMAATVMLSHTKGFPNPFYDVFGGYGETLTTVIAFEGGNASGLHMSALFAGGVVLFAMVMLLSVASQWIEWRMHEKLGGER
- the pstA gene encoding phosphate ABC transporter permease PstA produces the protein MSNVERTEIVGGESSAGRRLAHGVLAVAALGYVGAWATLLQWVDETAALAGAGLFDLFGGALLAVAVGLTAAGIGSRFGYVESTPSSSAGAAVGLAFGLLWGVAGGLAAAHWVGGGAAAWAAALACGGLGTAAGTVPREDVGSTLPAAALLALTGAAIAGGYLDADWTWESAWSSAVFPGSELVPVIAVVGSLLGLWSGAKAKEGFGTEGRQSGAFVLIGTGVFSVLAVLGLLVGFIVVRGFDAMLTGASLAGGRLALPFGASLPWPELPFVTNPTGGLYVAVPGVLPAILGTLWLVVGAVAFALPLGIGAAVFLTEYAEQGRFVQVVEVATNGLWSTPSIVFGLFGLAFLVPRISGGNSILVGQLVLGFMLLPLVLITSREAIKAVPDEYRDASAALGVSRWETIRSVVLPAAMPGVITGAILGVGRIAGETAPLLLVFGGQPYPSSTPNVLGSFRVTAQPPFVTNEALLSPASALPYQLYSAITAGTFPKETFTTTEFGWGTALVLLLVVIGLYAVGVGSRLYFRRKLRNE
- the pstB gene encoding phosphate ABC transporter ATP-binding protein PstB, producing the protein MSNTELRHGSDRDEQRVTTTGETDERLREEWTEYDFDGETALSVSDLDVYYGGERALRSVSMDVPAESVTALIGPSGCGKSTFLRSLNRMNDRIDAARVEGSVAFDGEEIYQDGVNLVELRKRIGMVFQAPNPFPKSIRDNVSYGPRKHGDVETGLVSRLLGRDDSAAVDDLVREALERAALWDEVKDRLDDNALGLSGGQQQRLCIARCLAVDPDVILMDEPASALDPIATAKIEQLIEELAESYTVVVVTHNMQQAARVSDQTAVFLTGGRLVEYGDTDQVFEDPRSDRVEDYITGKFG
- a CDS encoding phosphate signaling complex PhoU family protein, yielding METRKIQTVGGGTYTVSLPKEWAESNGVAGGTEVDLHAHIDGLLVIEPGSRGDGTRRATVRVDHDDPDRLERTLRATYGGGFEEVALRSPDGFAREQRRAVDDVAGSLVGLTLADESAGRLTVRTLLDADEVSVGQSVRQLQFVALSMHRGATAALTSDGVAPPPADRDDEADRLFRLVDRHFARGLSRLDEVDALGLTRPELFELRSTARELERVADHAERVASVAGAVDEVPADAADDLETLGERSREVVETAVSAVLGDAGLDAAHRALVDRDEVRELASALDRRLFEAADADYRLTRAADSLLRTAEHGGNVAELGLRAALRRGERPGADPDEAAACDDRSAPRAPAETDE
- the ddh gene encoding D-2-hydroxyacid dehydrogenase, which codes for MQLRRLGINDSVSAVFPPDRLESALADLPVEVAVVGDDRGDLAECDGVVTFAHRESYLDTVDWVHSIQAGVDRFPVEEFEARDIALTNSTGIHDDTVGEFVAGYMLMIARRHHEYARKQARKEWAHAEWDAPFTLAGESLCVVGLGTLGRGIAERADALGMEVTGVKRTPEDVPGVSTVYPGDELREAVADAKFVALAVPLTDETEGLIGKDEFDALRDDAYLINVARGPVVRQQELVRALERGDLAGAALDVFEEEPLPDRSPLWEMDEVIVTPHAAAQTRDYYRDIADLVRENVDRIQSDEELYNRVV
- a CDS encoding nucleoside hydrolase, whose product is MAKKVLLDVDPGTDDALLLAMLLAHDDWEVVGVTTVAGNTTVENTTRNALSVLEFLDRSDVPVARGADGPLTGELERAEWVHGPDGIRGDLPEPTAEPVEMDASQFMLDRAREYGDDLTVAAVGPLTNVAVTTVRDPAFAETIGDLYFMGGAALTSGNATPAAEFNAYADPEAAYRVVRDTDPHMVGLGVTEPAVLPTELVERWCAADDPLSTVGEWCNYPDQLRHDGGYSVPDAVVGADLIADVLEYERLPLAVDTSEGPSRGATIADTRAEADEKGTPNASVATDVDVETFREVVVDLVESL